The Pirellulimonas nuda genome includes a region encoding these proteins:
- a CDS encoding type 1 glutamine amidotransferase domain-containing protein: MPQKLPLSGIRVLTFVGDIYEDLELLYPRLRLIEAGAEVVVAGEKAGATYAGKHGYPCAADVAIADMKSDDFQAVVVPGGFMPDKLRRDPKVLSLVREIADAGKPVAAICHGGWIPISAGVYKGVRVTGSPGIKDDLVNAGAVWEDAPVVVDRHFICSRKPDDLPDFCRALIEMLAGSHA, translated from the coding sequence ATGCCCCAGAAACTGCCGCTGTCCGGAATCCGTGTGCTCACGTTCGTGGGAGACATCTACGAAGACCTGGAGCTGCTCTACCCCAGGTTGAGGCTGATCGAGGCGGGCGCCGAGGTAGTGGTGGCCGGCGAAAAGGCCGGGGCGACCTACGCCGGCAAACACGGCTACCCCTGCGCCGCAGACGTCGCGATCGCCGACATGAAGAGCGACGACTTCCAGGCCGTGGTGGTCCCCGGGGGCTTCATGCCGGACAAGCTCCGCCGCGACCCCAAGGTGCTGTCGCTGGTGCGCGAGATCGCGGACGCGGGCAAGCCGGTCGCCGCGATCTGCCACGGCGGCTGGATCCCCATCTCGGCGGGGGTCTACAAGGGGGTCCGCGTGACCGGCTCGCCCGGCATTAAGGACGACCTGGTAAACGCCGGCGCGGTGTGGGAAGACGCCCCCGTGGTGGTCGACCGCCACTTCATCTGCAGCCGCAAGCCAGACGACCTGCCGGACTTCTGCCGCGCGCTCATCGAGATGCTGGCCGGCTCGCACGCGTAG
- a CDS encoding DUF6932 family protein: protein MELSENQIPEFRSDGYLPEGLYVATEAEVSFRFGGTGRRRRLVLRVRRWIELAREVEAKRMLIDGSFITAKSEPDDVDAVVWLPLDFESQVATGSEGATELEQMLLTRRPEELFAAEDETDWQEWIKFFSRTREADGRRKGLVEVAL from the coding sequence ATGGAATTAAGCGAGAATCAGATTCCGGAGTTCCGCTCCGATGGCTACCTTCCCGAAGGGCTCTATGTCGCGACGGAAGCCGAGGTGTCATTTCGATTTGGCGGGACGGGGCGGCGGCGACGGCTAGTGCTTCGGGTGCGTCGGTGGATTGAGTTAGCCCGGGAAGTGGAAGCCAAACGGATGCTCATCGACGGCAGCTTTATCACAGCCAAGTCGGAACCAGATGACGTAGACGCTGTCGTTTGGCTTCCCTTAGATTTCGAGTCGCAGGTCGCGACCGGTTCAGAGGGCGCAACCGAACTTGAACAGATGCTGCTGACGCGCCGCCCGGAAGAGCTTTTCGCGGCCGAAGACGAGACGGACTGGCAGGAATGGATCAAATTTTTCAGCCGGACGCGCGAGGCCGACGGCAGACGAAAGGGACTAGTTGAGGTAGCGCTATGA
- a CDS encoding glycosyltransferase, with protein sequence MRLILSGLGSYGDVFPMIGLGAAMQRRGHGVTLLANPYFRSNVESAGLTLAPFSTEAEYLRLTQEPDLWRPRGGMQVIFRESMQQLRPLVEQVRGMVASSSEPAVLVAHPLDMASRIVSEQLGTPLVAVAYAPMALWSRQSPPRLAGVWVGRGTPKWLLDAQFWLGEKLLVEPTVRRPLNLLRAELGLPPIGRVFPEWWYRADHVLGLFPEWFATASGEDLPGDWPQNLTLAGFPFWDGPIPADGAQRPPLPAEVEAWLASGDRPIVFAPGTANRAAGPFFRAAIDACARLGRRGVLLTKYAEQLPDPLPDHVRSFEFVPLSLLLPRCAALVHHGGIGTTSQGLAAGIPHLVQPMGFDQPDNAERLAHLGVGDSLRPARFTGARVAARLDALLSSRTVPKACGRLAERCRENDPFAAACLCLESLAGS encoded by the coding sequence ATGCGCCTCATCCTCTCCGGCCTGGGAAGCTACGGCGACGTTTTCCCGATGATCGGCCTGGGCGCCGCGATGCAGCGCCGCGGCCACGGCGTCACGCTGCTGGCCAACCCGTACTTCCGCAGCAATGTCGAATCGGCCGGCCTGACGCTCGCCCCTTTCTCTACCGAAGCAGAGTACCTCCGGCTGACGCAGGAGCCCGACCTCTGGCGCCCCCGCGGCGGCATGCAGGTGATCTTCCGCGAGTCGATGCAGCAGCTCCGGCCGCTGGTTGAGCAGGTCCGCGGCATGGTGGCTTCGTCGTCTGAGCCCGCGGTGCTGGTCGCCCACCCGCTGGATATGGCGAGCCGAATCGTTTCCGAGCAACTCGGCACGCCGCTGGTGGCGGTGGCGTACGCGCCGATGGCGCTCTGGAGCCGCCAATCGCCGCCAAGGCTCGCCGGGGTCTGGGTCGGGCGCGGCACCCCCAAGTGGCTGCTGGACGCCCAGTTTTGGTTGGGCGAGAAGCTGTTGGTCGAACCAACCGTCCGCCGCCCGCTGAACCTGCTGCGTGCTGAGCTAGGCCTCCCGCCGATCGGCCGCGTGTTCCCCGAGTGGTGGTACCGGGCCGACCACGTGCTGGGGCTCTTCCCCGAGTGGTTTGCGACCGCCTCGGGGGAAGACCTGCCGGGCGACTGGCCCCAGAACCTCACCCTGGCCGGCTTTCCGTTTTGGGATGGTCCGATCCCGGCCGACGGCGCCCAGCGGCCGCCGCTTCCCGCCGAGGTCGAGGCTTGGCTGGCGTCCGGCGATCGCCCCATCGTTTTCGCGCCGGGCACCGCCAACCGCGCCGCGGGGCCCTTCTTTCGGGCCGCCATTGACGCCTGCGCCAGGCTCGGCCGGCGTGGGGTGCTGCTGACCAAGTACGCCGAGCAACTCCCCGACCCGTTGCCAGACCACGTACGCAGCTTCGAGTTCGTGCCGCTGAGCCTGTTGCTGCCGCGGTGCGCGGCCCTGGTGCACCATGGCGGCATCGGCACCACCTCGCAGGGTCTTGCCGCGGGGATCCCCCACCTGGTGCAGCCGATGGGTTTCGACCAACCCGACAACGCCGAGCGCCTCGCGCACTTGGGGGTCGGCGACTCGCTCCGCCCCGCCCGGTTCACCGGCGCGCGGGTTGCGGCTAGGCTCGACGCGTTGCTGAGTTCCCGCACCGTGCCCAAGGCGTGCGGCAGGCTCGCCGAGCGGTGCCGAGAGAACGACCCCTTTGCCGCCGCGTGCCTGTGCCTGGAGTCGCTCGCGGGATCGTAA
- a CDS encoding type II toxin-antitoxin system TacA family antitoxin, whose translation MSAPESKTARLEARLPESVYDLLRSAAALQGRSVSDFVVSSARAAAEQAIANHDLIRLSLKDQQRFAEALLAPAKPVAALKRAAKNRRKLIEPS comes from the coding sequence ATGTCCGCCCCAGAATCAAAAACCGCCCGCCTCGAAGCCCGGCTCCCAGAGTCGGTGTATGACTTGCTGCGCAGCGCGGCGGCCCTGCAGGGGCGTAGCGTTTCCGACTTTGTCGTCAGCTCGGCCCGCGCCGCGGCCGAGCAGGCGATCGCCAACCACGACCTCATCCGGCTGTCGCTCAAAGACCAACAGCGTTTCGCCGAGGCGCTGCTGGCGCCGGCCAAGCCGGTTGCTGCGCTCAAGCGGGCAGCCAAGAACCGCCGTAAGCTGATCGAACCGTCGTGA
- a CDS encoding sulfatase, translating into MASRTLLFVLLLLAASAASAATHPNVLMIAIDDLNDWVGCMGGHPQAKTPNIDRLAARGVLFENAHAAAPLCNPSRTALLTGLRPSTTGVYCNNGWFRDHPDYVDWVTLPQYFAGQGYAAWGGGKVFHQPSGRMSDRQSWDKQYSNAVGAPNPPEQRRFQHGMRGKFTTSAFFNNALDWGPIDQPKEQTGDWQTAETAAKLLSQEHDRPFFLACGIYRPHLPWYAPAEFFDAHDLAGVTLPPYLETDLDDVPAMGRRLARLDFPVIKASGHWRDAVHAYLACATFADACVGHVLDALEAGPNADDTIVVLWGDHGWHLGEKDHWSKFALWDQTSRTPLVVYAPNVSEAGGRCASAVSLIDIYPTLLELTGLPPRDDLDGRSLAPLVRDPGSDWPYPALVTHWKDNHAVQDDRYRYIHYRDGGEELYDHQTDPNEWKNLASDPAYARVKARLAQSLPKQNAEHFQPEPPENM; encoded by the coding sequence ATGGCCTCGCGAACACTCCTGTTCGTCCTCCTGCTGCTCGCCGCGTCGGCCGCCTCGGCCGCCACGCACCCCAACGTCCTGATGATCGCCATCGACGACCTCAACGACTGGGTCGGTTGCATGGGGGGGCACCCGCAGGCCAAGACGCCCAACATCGATCGCCTTGCCGCCCGTGGGGTGTTGTTTGAGAACGCCCACGCCGCGGCGCCGCTGTGCAACCCGTCGCGCACCGCGCTGCTCACCGGGCTACGGCCCAGCACCACGGGCGTCTACTGCAACAACGGCTGGTTCCGCGACCACCCGGACTACGTTGACTGGGTGACGCTGCCGCAGTACTTCGCCGGGCAGGGGTACGCCGCCTGGGGCGGGGGGAAGGTGTTCCACCAGCCGAGCGGGCGGATGAGCGACCGGCAGTCTTGGGACAAGCAGTACAGCAATGCGGTCGGCGCCCCGAACCCGCCGGAGCAGCGCCGCTTCCAACACGGCATGCGCGGCAAGTTCACCACCAGTGCGTTCTTTAACAACGCGCTCGACTGGGGGCCCATCGACCAACCGAAGGAGCAGACCGGCGACTGGCAGACCGCCGAGACCGCCGCCAAGCTCCTCTCGCAGGAGCACGACCGCCCCTTCTTCCTGGCGTGCGGCATCTACCGCCCTCACCTCCCCTGGTATGCCCCGGCCGAGTTCTTTGACGCCCACGACCTGGCGGGCGTGACGCTCCCCCCCTACCTAGAGACCGACCTGGACGACGTGCCGGCGATGGGCCGACGCCTGGCGCGGCTCGATTTTCCTGTGATCAAGGCCTCCGGCCACTGGCGCGACGCGGTCCACGCCTACCTGGCCTGCGCGACGTTCGCCGACGCCTGCGTGGGCCATGTGCTCGATGCGCTCGAGGCGGGGCCGAACGCGGACGACACCATCGTGGTGCTGTGGGGCGACCACGGTTGGCACCTGGGGGAGAAGGACCACTGGTCGAAGTTCGCCCTCTGGGACCAGACCAGCCGCACGCCGCTGGTGGTTTACGCGCCGAATGTTTCCGAAGCGGGGGGCCGGTGCGCCAGCGCCGTGAGCCTGATCGACATCTACCCCACCCTCCTCGAACTGACGGGCCTCCCCCCGCGCGACGACCTCGACGGCCGCAGCCTGGCGCCGCTGGTGCGCGACCCGGGCTCGGACTGGCCCTATCCCGCGCTCGTCACTCACTGGAAAGACAACCACGCGGTGCAGGACGACCGCTACCGCTACATCCACTACCGCGACGGCGGCGAGGAGCTGTACGACCACCAGACGGACCCCAACGAGTGGAAAAACCTGGCCAGCGACCCGGCGTACGCCCGGGTGAAGGCCCGGCTCGCCCAGTCGCTCCCCAAGCAGAACGCAGAGCACTTTCAGCCCGAGCCCCCCGAGAACATGTAG
- a CDS encoding PEP-CTERM sorting domain-containing protein translates to MLCRLVRAGVFAALLLFPASSLLAQLAASVPQLSSRPGAQYTIYLNVAGFDYDGLWYDHATAPGLTLGVNDRTSAETFDAAEVEQIKNIWSRTAQSYIGFNVNVTTIDPAIAALGPGATDAQRQAYYDATPNLMHTVVGSQIRNPADYGPGELTAESKWFDDGADGVSPGIGVVAGVAGGPGQHTNWMFSEAQAGAATAGVINGDYIGAISAHENAHSFGLYHQGDWTGSTLVNEYSLGDDAAGPDPGTYVPIIGQASDRQRVTWRVGDTHPDDVQTVQNDVQLMLSINVAGNGRAGAVNLHLIDDGIGHSLGAATELPLVGSVIDVTSSSSKGVIVPLSEANPAPIGASNYTEDWFSFYTDGGDAISLTVNNSTDFLTAGVADGVGTLRSTLMVFDAMGTMVGMGMEDVSTLFVSYSELLGAGSYFAKVGSFGGHEQDSSAFNAAQYFDMGAFFLTGSGFDVAAVPEPGTLVLLAVGGLALVRRRRS, encoded by the coding sequence ATGCTTTGTAGACTGGTGCGCGCCGGCGTATTCGCCGCGCTTCTTTTGTTTCCCGCAAGCTCGCTGCTTGCACAGCTCGCTGCCAGCGTCCCGCAGCTCAGCAGCCGCCCCGGCGCCCAGTACACGATCTACTTGAACGTCGCCGGATTCGACTACGACGGCCTCTGGTACGACCACGCCACCGCCCCCGGCCTCACGCTGGGAGTGAACGACAGGACCAGTGCCGAAACCTTCGACGCCGCCGAAGTCGAACAGATCAAGAACATCTGGAGCCGGACCGCCCAGTCGTACATTGGGTTCAACGTCAACGTCACCACCATCGACCCGGCGATTGCTGCTCTCGGCCCCGGCGCGACCGACGCCCAGCGGCAAGCGTACTACGACGCGACCCCGAACCTGATGCACACGGTCGTGGGCTCCCAGATCCGCAACCCGGCCGACTACGGCCCGGGCGAGCTGACCGCGGAGAGCAAGTGGTTCGACGACGGTGCGGACGGCGTTTCGCCCGGCATTGGCGTGGTTGCGGGGGTCGCGGGCGGCCCGGGTCAGCACACCAACTGGATGTTCAGCGAAGCCCAAGCGGGCGCCGCCACGGCGGGTGTGATCAACGGCGACTACATCGGCGCCATCTCTGCCCATGAGAACGCCCACTCGTTCGGCCTCTACCACCAGGGCGACTGGACGGGCTCGACGTTGGTTAACGAGTACTCGCTCGGCGACGACGCCGCGGGCCCCGACCCCGGGACCTACGTCCCCATCATTGGCCAAGCGTCGGACCGTCAGCGCGTCACTTGGCGCGTCGGCGACACCCACCCGGACGACGTGCAGACCGTCCAGAACGACGTCCAACTGATGCTGTCAATCAACGTGGCGGGCAACGGACGCGCGGGCGCCGTCAACCTGCACCTGATCGACGACGGCATCGGCCACTCGCTGGGCGCCGCTACCGAGCTGCCGCTGGTTGGCAGCGTGATTGACGTCACCTCCTCGTCCTCGAAGGGAGTGATTGTGCCGCTGAGCGAGGCGAACCCGGCCCCGATCGGCGCCTCGAATTACACCGAAGACTGGTTCTCCTTCTACACCGACGGCGGCGACGCGATCAGCCTGACCGTGAACAACAGCACCGACTTCTTGACGGCCGGCGTGGCCGACGGCGTCGGCACGCTGCGTAGCACGCTGATGGTGTTCGACGCGATGGGGACCATGGTCGGCATGGGGATGGAGGACGTGAGCACGCTGTTTGTTTCCTACTCGGAATTGCTCGGCGCCGGCTCGTACTTCGCCAAGGTCGGCAGCTTCGGCGGTCACGAGCAAGACTCGTCCGCCTTCAACGCCGCGCAGTACTTTGACATGGGGGCGTTCTTCCTCACCGGCTCCGGCTTCGACGTCGCCGCCGTGCCCGAACCGGGCACGCTGGTGCTGCTGGCGGTGGGCGGACTGGCCCTCGTGCGGCGTCGCCGCAGCTAG
- a CDS encoding ComEA family DNA-binding protein, whose translation MTPPGDRERKPLLHPRDQWVLASLTCLAIASMAWWWAARGGLRGDLVDIDHAGPLRYAFVVDVNTADWGELAQLPKVGPVLAKRIVATRDQHGPFRSAEDLQRVPGIGPRTLAGVRRYLAPLPDDEMVAAR comes from the coding sequence ATGACCCCCCCGGGCGATCGCGAACGAAAGCCGTTGCTGCACCCGCGCGACCAGTGGGTGTTGGCCTCGCTGACATGCCTAGCCATCGCCAGCATGGCGTGGTGGTGGGCGGCCCGCGGCGGACTGCGTGGCGACCTGGTAGATATCGACCACGCCGGGCCGCTTCGGTACGCGTTTGTAGTCGACGTGAACACGGCGGACTGGGGGGAGCTGGCTCAGCTCCCCAAGGTCGGCCCGGTGCTAGCCAAGCGGATCGTCGCGACACGCGATCAACACGGTCCGTTCCGATCGGCGGAAGACCTGCAGCGCGTGCCGGGCATCGGCCCACGCACGCTGGCGGGAGTGCGGCGCTACCTGGCGCCCCTCCCGGACGACGAGATGGTGGCTGCGCGTTAG
- a CDS encoding GNAT family N-acetyltransferase: MSAPFRVERLAKQRRDGFDSGAPELDRYLLKQAGQDERRRIAACYLLLENGADRVAGFYTLSASSVLLDDLPIAAAKRLPRYPSVPTARVGRLAIDQGFQGRGLGGALLVDAVQRACSAGLGVHALVVDARDATAAAFYAHHGFLPLTGTPRTLFLPLSDAVQKLAGQ, from the coding sequence GTGAGCGCGCCCTTCCGCGTCGAGCGGCTTGCGAAACAGCGCCGCGACGGGTTCGACAGCGGCGCCCCGGAACTCGACCGCTACCTATTAAAGCAAGCGGGCCAGGACGAACGCCGGCGCATCGCGGCCTGCTACCTGCTGCTTGAGAATGGCGCCGACCGAGTCGCCGGCTTTTACACGCTTTCGGCTAGCAGCGTTTTGCTCGACGATCTCCCCATCGCGGCGGCCAAGCGGCTTCCCCGCTATCCAAGCGTCCCAACCGCGCGTGTGGGTCGTCTCGCGATCGATCAGGGCTTTCAGGGGAGAGGCCTGGGGGGCGCCCTGCTGGTCGATGCCGTCCAGCGGGCTTGCTCTGCGGGCCTCGGTGTACATGCACTGGTGGTTGATGCGCGAGACGCAACCGCGGCCGCCTTCTACGCTCATCACGGTTTCCTACCCCTCACGGGCACGCCGCGTACCCTGTTCCTCCCGTTGTCAGACGCGGTGCAAAAGCTCGCCGGTCAGTAG
- a CDS encoding winged helix-turn-helix domain-containing protein produces MAKKKAATNGAASAPAPTTKAPAKKAPKKAAAKKPAAKPVAAKEKVAKAPAAPAISTEQIGDAAGHVWGALADQGPLTLAALKQACPVSAELVLAAVGWLAREDKLAFETFGRTMKVSVR; encoded by the coding sequence ATGGCCAAGAAGAAAGCCGCCACCAACGGCGCAGCCAGCGCCCCCGCCCCCACGACCAAAGCCCCGGCAAAGAAGGCGCCCAAGAAGGCCGCCGCCAAGAAGCCCGCGGCCAAGCCGGTAGCGGCCAAGGAGAAGGTAGCCAAGGCGCCAGCGGCGCCGGCGATTTCGACCGAGCAAATCGGCGACGCCGCGGGGCACGTCTGGGGCGCCCTGGCGGACCAAGGCCCGCTGACCCTAGCGGCCCTCAAGCAGGCCTGCCCGGTGTCGGCCGAATTGGTGCTGGCCGCGGTGGGGTGGCTCGCCCGCGAAGACAAGCTCGCTTTCGAGACTTTCGGCCGCACGATGAAGGTGAGCGTCCGCTAA